A single genomic interval of Osmerus mordax isolate fOsmMor3 chromosome 21 unlocalized genomic scaffold, fOsmMor3.pri SUPER_21_unloc_1, whole genome shotgun sequence harbors:
- the LOC136938893 gene encoding beta-2-glycoprotein 1-like, whose translation MAQALRLVLLLLFQFAFQSATSNVCGRPVLDEHIQIKDLQRIFNPGKQLALMCERGYSPTDGARTIICRDSGSWSKTMFSCKPNYCPIPSPLLHGETIFTDRKYMSKLEYVCNEGYTLEGTDSTECLHNGRWNGSAPKCKPVTCGLPPIPKYAQLTYEMIFTDNPSVYGDVVSYQCLPPLALFGSKTATCTHQGVWSEPPVCRLVSCPPPPSISNGYMSASILTKHYFKETVRYDCDPDYTLEGVFEIECAQSGQWTSEPTCKAPCNVGVDRGRILYQGEKLWLQNLKDNRVFHKDMVSFYCMNKKDECGYAVPIQCIDGKLNIPECFEEPSVEVYKENSSSLPSEIKQC comes from the exons TGTGTGGTAGGCCGGTTCTGGACGAGCACATCCAGATAAAGGATCTCCAGCGGATCTTCAACCCTGGCAAGCAGTTGGCTCTCATGTGTGAACGAGGATATTCACCGACAGATGGAGCCAGAACCATCATATGCCGTGACAGCGGGTCGTGGAGCAAGACGATGTTTAGCTGCAAAC CTAACTACTGCCCCATCCCCAGCCCACTACTCCACGGAGAGACGATATTTACAGACCGCAAATACATGAGTAAATTGGAGTATGTCTGTAATGAGGG GTACACCCTGGAGGGAACTGACAGCACCGAATGCTTACACAACGGAAGATGGAACGGCTCCGCCCCCAAGTGCAAAC CGGTGACCTGTGGGCTACCTCCTATTCCAAAGTATGCCCAACTGACCTACGAAATGATCTTCACGGATAACCCCTCTGTGTACGGCGATGTCGTCTCCTACCAGTGTCTTCCACCCCTCGCCCTCTTTGGCAGCAAGACCGCCACTTGCACCCACCAGGGTGTCTGGAGCGAGCCACCCGTCTGTCGAC TTgtttcctgccctcctccacccagcatcTCTAACGGCTACATGTCCGCCAGCATCCTCACGAAGCACTATTTCAAGGAGACAGTCCGCTATGACTGTGATCCCGACTACACACTGGAGGGAGTATTTGAAATTGAATGTGCACAATCAGGCCAATGGACTTCTGAACCGACTTGCAAGG CTCCGTGCAATGTCGGGGTCGACAGAGGACGTATCTTATACCAAGGGGAGAAACTTTGGTTACAGAATCTAAAGGACAACAGAGTTTTTCACAAGGACATGGTCTCCTTTTACTGCATGAACAAGAAGGATGAGTGTGGTTACGCTGTCCCAATCCAGTGCATAGATGGAAAACTCAATATCCCAGAATGCTTTGAAG AACCCAGCGTTGAAGTCTACAAAGAGAATTCCAGCTCTCTTCCATCAGAAATAAAACAATGCTGA